One window from the genome of Anabaena sphaerica FACHB-251 encodes:
- a CDS encoding bifunctional riboflavin kinase/FAD synthetase — translation MLNLSQNGCSVWVAASTERLLTPTAVALGKFDGVHLGHQRVIQPVLHTAGSEDGRGDREMGRWGNGERLPEDFPYHPTQSSTLPSSPEHTYSTVVTFDPHPQEFFTGQPRALLTPLDEKVEQLRSLGVEQLVLLPFDKELSALSPQDFVEKILVQQLQCQKISVGEDFCFGKKRMGTAKDLQILAAKFNIPVTIVPIETDTGGLPNKTDCINTDPTDDSRISTSLIRQTLEAGDIPRANRLLGRPYNLTGVVIPGQKLGRTIGFPTANLQLAKDKFLPRQGVYAVRVFIHNGTPDTSPIQNLGVMNIGNRPTVNGTYAAVEVHLLDWSGDLYGKQLIVQLVKFLRPEQKFPELEALKTQIQLDCTVAREFFKSAY, via the coding sequence ATGCTCAATTTGTCTCAAAATGGATGTTCTGTGTGGGTTGCTGCTTCGACTGAACGGCTACTAACACCAACCGCTGTTGCTCTTGGCAAATTTGATGGTGTTCATCTTGGTCATCAGAGAGTTATTCAACCAGTTTTGCATACAGCAGGGAGTGAAGATGGGCGGGGAGATAGGGAGATGGGGAGATGGGGAAATGGGGAAAGATTACCAGAAGACTTTCCTTATCATCCTACTCAATCATCAACTTTGCCATCATCCCCAGAACATACATACTCCACAGTTGTCACCTTTGATCCCCATCCACAGGAGTTTTTTACCGGACAACCCCGCGCTTTGTTAACACCGCTGGATGAAAAGGTTGAACAATTGCGATCGCTTGGGGTAGAACAACTGGTATTATTACCCTTCGACAAAGAACTATCTGCCCTATCACCCCAAGATTTCGTAGAAAAAATTCTTGTCCAACAACTGCAATGTCAAAAAATCAGCGTTGGAGAAGATTTCTGTTTTGGTAAAAAACGCATGGGTACTGCTAAGGATTTGCAAATACTCGCTGCCAAGTTCAATATACCCGTAACCATTGTTCCCATCGAAACTGATACAGGCGGTTTACCTAATAAAACTGATTGCATCAACACTGATCCCACAGATGACAGTCGTATTAGCACTTCATTGATTCGCCAAACTTTAGAAGCAGGCGATATTCCTAGAGCCAACCGCCTACTAGGAAGGCCTTACAACCTTACTGGTGTGGTTATACCTGGACAAAAATTAGGTAGAACTATTGGCTTTCCTACGGCCAACCTGCAACTAGCAAAAGACAAATTTTTACCCCGTCAAGGGGTCTACGCTGTACGGGTTTTCATTCACAATGGAACGCCAGATACTTCTCCTATTCAAAACTTAGGCGTGATGAATATTGGCAACCGCCCCACTGTCAACGGGACTTATGCAGCAGTAGAAGTGCATTTGTTGGATTGGTCTGGTGATTTGTACGGTAAACAACTAATTGTGCAGTTAGTAAAATTTTTACGCCCCGAACAAAAATTTCCTGAGCTAGAAGCCCTGAAAACCCAAATTCAACTTGACTGCACCGTAGCTAGAGAATTTTTCAAGAGTGCATACTGA
- a CDS encoding cytochrome C, which yields MASLLKHKSSHKKLKRQLLIVMLIIFGWSVAIGFILGLATSTQAANPSSSVGTVDVVPAQYQLGQELYRENCSSCHIALPPAVFPTQTWKNLLEDSQHYGTQIKPLVNPQRILVWNYISTFSRVQLQDEETPYRLNRSRYFRALHPGVELPNPLKMDSCVSCHHGANDYNFRSLTPEWEK from the coding sequence ATGGCTAGTTTATTAAAACACAAATCATCCCACAAAAAACTCAAACGCCAACTCCTGATAGTCATGCTGATTATTTTCGGTTGGAGTGTAGCTATAGGATTTATACTAGGTTTAGCCACCAGCACCCAAGCAGCTAACCCCTCTTCCTCAGTTGGCACTGTTGATGTAGTACCCGCACAATACCAATTAGGACAAGAATTATACAGGGAAAACTGCTCAAGTTGCCATATTGCCTTACCGCCGGCAGTATTTCCCACCCAAACTTGGAAAAATCTTCTGGAAGACTCCCAGCATTATGGTACACAGATTAAGCCTTTAGTCAATCCACAACGCATTTTAGTGTGGAACTATATTTCTACCTTCTCCCGTGTGCAACTTCAAGACGAAGAAACACCCTATCGTCTCAATAGATCCCGTTATTTCCGAGCTTTGCATCCTGGTGTAGAATTACCAAACCCTTTGAAAATGGACAGTTGTGTTAGTTGCCATCATGGTGCGAATGATTATAATTTCCGCAGCCTGACACCAGAGTGGGAAAAATAA
- the pheS gene encoding phenylalanine--tRNA ligase subunit alpha, with translation MTSNLEDQLLALRQEGETAIASADTLERLEELRVNYLGKKGQLGALLRSMGQMSAEERPKIGAIANTVKEALQNSLDQQRTALESAQIQAQLEAETLDVTMPGIYRPQGRIHPLNGIIDQALDIFVGMGYTVAQGSEMETDYYNFEALNTPQDHPARDMQDTFYLPDGNLLRTHTSSVQIRYMEKEEPPIKIVAPGRVYRRDDVDATHSAVFHQIELLAVDEGLTFTDLKGTVKIFLQAMFGDLPIRFRASYFPFTEPSAEVDLQWNGRWLEVMGCGMVDPNVLKSVGYDPEIYSGFAAGFGVERFAMVLHQIDDIRRLYNSDLRFLQQF, from the coding sequence ATGACTAGCAATTTAGAGGATCAACTTTTAGCATTGCGGCAGGAAGGAGAAACAGCGATCGCATCTGCTGATACCCTGGAACGCCTGGAAGAACTGCGAGTTAACTATTTGGGCAAAAAAGGGCAATTAGGGGCGCTGTTACGCAGCATGGGACAAATGAGTGCGGAGGAACGTCCCAAAATTGGCGCGATCGCCAATACAGTTAAAGAAGCTTTACAAAACAGTCTTGACCAGCAACGCACCGCTTTAGAATCTGCTCAAATTCAAGCACAGCTAGAGGCTGAAACTTTAGATGTGACAATGCCGGGTATTTATCGCCCCCAAGGTCGTATTCATCCCCTCAATGGTATCATTGATCAAGCTTTAGATATCTTTGTCGGTATGGGCTACACCGTAGCACAAGGGTCAGAGATGGAAACAGATTACTACAATTTTGAGGCTCTTAACACTCCTCAAGACCATCCAGCCCGTGATATGCAGGATACTTTCTATTTACCAGATGGTAATTTGCTGCGGACTCATACCTCCTCGGTGCAAATTCGCTACATGGAGAAAGAAGAACCACCGATTAAAATTGTCGCTCCTGGTCGAGTTTACCGAAGAGATGATGTAGATGCAACTCACTCGGCTGTTTTCCATCAAATTGAATTGTTAGCTGTTGATGAGGGGCTAACTTTTACAGATTTGAAAGGTACTGTGAAGATATTTTTGCAAGCGATGTTTGGTGATTTACCAATTCGTTTCCGCGCTAGTTATTTTCCTTTTACTGAACCTTCTGCTGAGGTAGATTTACAGTGGAATGGACGCTGGTTAGAGGTGATGGGTTGCGGTATGGTTGACCCAAATGTACTTAAATCTGTGGGTTATGATCCAGAGATTTATAGTGGTTTTGCAGCCGGTTTTGGTGTAGAACGTTTTGCGATGGTTTTACATCAAATAGATGATATTCGCCGTTTGTATAATAGCGATTTGCGCTTTTTACAGCAGTTTTAA
- a CDS encoding shikimate kinase produces the protein MYRIIIFGNSGSGKSTLAKKLAEELNIPILDLDTIVWEPNQIAIRRDQEDVANDLRDFIENNTAWIIEGCYSTLIKIAVEFASEIYFLNPGIVQCLENNQNRPWEPHKFKSPQAQAETFDFLNSWIQQYTERDDEFGYSSHRAIFEEFKGKKHEITE, from the coding sequence ATGTATAGAATTATAATATTTGGTAATTCTGGTTCTGGAAAAAGCACGCTTGCCAAGAAATTGGCAGAAGAGTTAAATATTCCTATTCTTGATTTGGATACTATTGTCTGGGAACCAAATCAAATTGCCATCAGACGTGATCAGGAAGATGTGGCTAATGATCTGCGAGATTTCATAGAAAATAATACTGCTTGGATAATTGAAGGTTGTTACAGTACGCTAATTAAAATTGCTGTTGAATTTGCCTCTGAAATCTATTTTCTCAATCCCGGTATTGTTCAATGTCTTGAAAATAACCAAAATCGCCCTTGGGAACCGCACAAATTTAAATCACCGCAAGCACAAGCAGAAACTTTTGATTTTTTAAACAGTTGGATTCAACAATACACAGAGCGTGATGATGAATTTGGTTATTCGTCCCATCGCGCCATATTTGAGGAATTTAAGGGTAAAAAGCATGAAATTACGGAATAA
- a CDS encoding AAA family ATPase, which translates to MQKIIIKNFAAIEYAEIEIKKVLVLIGEQASGKSTIAKLIYFFQSLRDDLFSQIYQDTQKDYFDITSDLIFPIREKFYDFFGSTFHLPDFEIEFYYSVENDKYLKLSLDRRKKLYAEFLNQNFLNEDFKSSASRMKKLFQQGLNTNNNIYDQLTYEQNKIYYAKRLSILLNELFESYHTDQLFVIAGRNATVSYSDLFGKYLFASLQNSVEGNRKKSFRQKEQTIDETLMLKFIERVGKITEQLKKFGNGNFEGLIETYADDENIKQKLYGIKNRIYEILKGEYRIDNWGEKIVFNTQKGEYVHIANASSGQQESIRILQDIFLNILNDAKVLRIIEEPEAHLFPVAQKRLIELLSFMINQNDDNQLIITTHSPYVLTVFNNLLFANRVVEKNPAAEAEVAEIIPKDCWLKANDFSAYSLGNQSVSETTNYCESIFNTEKGTIQQNYLDTVSEMLGGDFQTLYSIHARTFKRR; encoded by the coding sequence ATGCAGAAAATTATTATTAAAAATTTCGCTGCTATTGAATATGCAGAGATTGAAATTAAAAAAGTATTAGTTTTAATTGGTGAACAAGCAAGCGGTAAAAGCACAATTGCCAAGCTAATTTACTTTTTTCAATCACTAAGAGATGATTTGTTTAGTCAAATTTATCAGGATACACAAAAGGATTATTTTGATATTACTTCTGACCTGATATTTCCTATAAGAGAAAAATTTTACGATTTTTTCGGTTCTACATTTCATCTGCCTGATTTTGAAATAGAATTTTATTATAGTGTTGAAAATGATAAATATTTAAAATTAAGCCTTGATCGTCGGAAAAAACTTTATGCTGAATTTTTGAATCAAAATTTTTTGAATGAAGATTTTAAATCTTCTGCGAGTAGGATGAAAAAGCTTTTTCAACAGGGTCTAAATACAAATAATAATATTTATGATCAATTGACTTATGAGCAAAATAAAATTTACTATGCTAAAAGGCTTTCTATATTATTAAATGAATTATTTGAAAGCTATCATACAGATCAATTATTTGTAATTGCTGGTAGGAATGCGACAGTAAGTTATTCTGATTTATTTGGCAAATATTTATTTGCCAGTCTTCAGAACAGTGTAGAGGGAAATAGAAAAAAATCGTTTCGACAGAAGGAACAAACCATAGATGAAACCTTAATGTTAAAATTTATAGAAAGAGTTGGAAAAATTACAGAGCAATTAAAGAAATTTGGCAATGGCAATTTTGAGGGGTTAATTGAAACTTATGCAGACGACGAAAATATAAAACAAAAATTATATGGAATCAAAAACCGAATATATGAAATCCTAAAAGGTGAATACAGGATTGATAATTGGGGAGAAAAAATTGTATTTAATACTCAAAAAGGAGAGTATGTTCATATTGCTAATGCTTCATCAGGACAGCAAGAGTCTATCAGGATTTTACAAGATATTTTCCTGAATATTCTAAATGATGCCAAGGTATTAAGAATAATAGAAGAACCAGAAGCACATTTATTTCCTGTTGCCCAAAAGCGACTGATTGAGTTATTATCTTTCATGATTAATCAAAATGATGATAATCAACTTATAATTACCACCCATAGTCCTTATGTACTTACAGTTTTCAATAATCTCCTATTTGCCAACAGAGTGGTTGAAAAAAATCCCGCAGCAGAAGCTGAAGTAGCAGAAATAATCCCTAAAGATTGTTGGTTAAAAGCTAATGATTTTTCAGCTTATTCATTAGGTAATCAATCTGTTTCAGAAACAACGAATTATTGTGAATCAATTTTTAATACTGAGAAAGGTACTATTCAACAAAATTACTTGGATACTGTTTCCGAAATGTTGGGTGGTGATTTTCAGACTTTGTACAGTATCCACGCTAGAACTTTTAAAAGAAGATGA
- a CDS encoding toxin-antitoxin system TumE family protein, with translation MELQDYINTVKIKLATSRIIIKISIVEEKTLFERGYFRARLTLVNNDFLEIAESFTIINGHFVTLGYRYQWMDEEKQNLRKRWDNVQHFPNLPNFPHHVHIIEESNVEASDSRNILELIELIEQQLI, from the coding sequence ATGGAATTACAAGATTATATTAATACGGTTAAAATTAAGCTGGCAACAAGTCGCATCATTATCAAAATCTCAATCGTGGAAGAAAAAACTTTATTTGAACGGGGATATTTTAGAGCTAGATTAACTTTAGTAAATAATGATTTTTTAGAAATAGCAGAATCCTTTACTATTATTAACGGACATTTTGTCACCCTGGGTTATCGTTATCAGTGGATGGATGAAGAAAAGCAAAATTTAAGAAAACGCTGGGATAATGTGCAACATTTTCCAAATTTACCTAATTTTCCACATCATGTTCATATAATAGAAGAATCTAATGTAGAAGCTAGTGACTCTCGTAATATTCTGGAATTAATTGAACTTATTGAACAACAATTAATTTAA
- a CDS encoding GNAT family N-acetyltransferase: MTNSEGRWNFLPIEKKYKKDSFDCGYKVLNDYLKKYARQNHQKGIAKTFVALRESGGIKVDGYYTLSASIIEYESLPESYQKRMPAYPIPATLIGKLAVDNSVKGQGLGGELLADALYRIVRAAQEIGIFAVRVDAIDLQAKEFYLKHEFIPFLDRALSLFLPVETIAKEFDY, encoded by the coding sequence ATGACAAATAGTGAAGGGAGATGGAATTTTTTACCTATTGAGAAGAAATATAAAAAGGATTCCTTTGACTGTGGTTATAAAGTTCTCAATGATTACCTAAAAAAATATGCTCGACAAAACCATCAAAAAGGCATTGCTAAAACCTTTGTTGCTCTGAGAGAATCAGGTGGAATCAAAGTTGATGGTTACTATACACTTAGCGCGAGTATTATTGAGTATGAGTCTTTGCCTGAATCTTACCAAAAAAGGATGCCTGCTTATCCGATTCCTGCTACTTTAATTGGTAAATTGGCTGTGGATAATTCTGTAAAGGGACAAGGTTTAGGGGGAGAACTTTTAGCCGATGCGTTATATCGAATTGTTCGCGCTGCTCAAGAAATTGGTATTTTTGCAGTGAGAGTTGATGCTATAGATTTACAAGCTAAGGAATTTTATCTTAAACATGAGTTTATTCCTTTTTTAGATCGGGCATTATCTCTTTTTTTACCTGTAGAAACAATTGCTAAAGAGTTTGATTATTAA
- a CDS encoding DUF1778 domain-containing protein has protein sequence MLETTSPKDSRVDLRVTQEQKELLEQAAALKGVSLSAYTLSYLLPIARQEIDAHERLVLSSRDRDLFMSIMENPPELKGKLKSTLKKFRDKYDK, from the coding sequence ATGTTGGAAACCACTTCACCCAAAGACAGTAGAGTTGATTTGAGGGTTACACAAGAGCAAAAAGAACTCTTAGAACAAGCCGCAGCCCTTAAAGGAGTTTCCTTGAGTGCTTATACCCTTTCTTATTTGCTTCCCATTGCTAGACAAGAAATAGATGCCCATGAAAGGCTGGTTTTATCAAGTCGGGATAGGGACTTATTTATGTCTATCATGGAAAATCCCCCAGAACTCAAGGGAAAACTAAAAAGCACTCTGAAAAAGTTTAGGGATAAATATGACAAATAG
- the surE gene encoding 5'/3'-nucleotidase SurE encodes MKLLISNDDGISALGIRTLANTLAEAGHDVSVVCPDRERSATGHGLTLHQPIRAEMVEALFHPAINAWACDGTPSDCVKLALWALLDSPPDLVLSGINQGANLGTEILYSGTVSAAMEGMIEGIPSIAFSLTSHTHKDFEPAAKFAKLLVDHLATEPIPELMLLNVNIPPISWQEIAGVTLTRQGVRRYVDVFDKRVDPRGKTYYWLTGEVLEDVEPPPGLNVPPNIPIDVEVIRKNFISITPLQYNLTYANGLHKLSTWKFKFP; translated from the coding sequence ATGAAATTACTAATTAGCAACGATGACGGCATTTCCGCTTTGGGTATCCGCACCTTAGCCAACACCCTAGCCGAAGCAGGCCATGATGTGAGTGTAGTTTGTCCAGATCGAGAGCGATCGGCAACGGGACACGGATTAACACTACATCAACCAATTCGCGCTGAAATGGTTGAAGCCCTTTTTCATCCTGCTATCAATGCTTGGGCTTGTGACGGTACACCCTCCGATTGTGTAAAATTGGCTTTGTGGGCTTTACTAGATTCTCCTCCTGACTTGGTATTATCTGGAATTAACCAAGGTGCCAATTTAGGGACAGAAATTCTTTACTCTGGAACTGTATCAGCCGCAATGGAAGGTATGATTGAAGGGATTCCCAGCATTGCCTTCAGTCTGACCAGTCATACTCACAAAGACTTTGAACCAGCTGCAAAATTTGCCAAACTCCTAGTTGACCACCTGGCAACAGAACCCATACCAGAGTTAATGTTACTTAACGTCAACATTCCCCCGATTTCCTGGCAAGAAATTGCTGGTGTCACTCTTACCCGTCAGGGAGTGCGTCGTTATGTTGATGTTTTCGACAAGCGAGTTGACCCCCGTGGAAAAACTTATTACTGGTTAACTGGAGAAGTTTTAGAAGATGTGGAACCACCGCCAGGGTTAAATGTACCCCCAAATATTCCCATCGACGTAGAAGTTATCCGTAAAAACTTCATCAGTATCACTCCTTTGCAATACAATCTTACTTATGCCAACGGACTGCATAAATTGTCTACATGGAAATTTAAATTCCCGTAA
- a CDS encoding MBL fold metallo-hydrolase, whose amino-acid sequence MSRIENQFTVQFWGVRGSIPCPGPHTVRYGGNTPCVAMQVGGKHLIFDCGTGVHVLGQSLLSQMPVEGHIFFTHSHWDHMQGFPFFTPAFIKGNKFNIYGAIAPDGSTIEQRLNDQMLHPNFPVPLQIMQAKLSFYTVAAGQPIHIDDIIIETAHLNHPGEAVGYRVNWRGGSAVYITDTEHFPDRLDENILWLSRNADILIYDSTYTDDEYYSAKSPKIGWGHSTWQEAVKIAQAANVKTLAIYHHDPAHNDDFLDNVGKQAYEKFSGAIMAREGLVLEVPVLEPVSESFPVIKT is encoded by the coding sequence ATGTCTAGGATAGAGAATCAATTTACAGTGCAGTTTTGGGGCGTTAGGGGTAGCATCCCCTGTCCAGGTCCACACACCGTCCGTTATGGAGGTAATACCCCTTGCGTTGCCATGCAAGTGGGCGGTAAACATTTGATTTTTGATTGTGGTACGGGAGTTCACGTTTTGGGACAATCTTTATTGTCCCAAATGCCTGTAGAGGGTCATATCTTCTTCACTCACTCCCACTGGGACCATATGCAGGGGTTTCCATTCTTTACCCCGGCTTTTATCAAAGGTAATAAATTTAATATCTACGGTGCGATCGCCCCGGATGGATCAACTATTGAGCAACGTCTCAATGATCAGATGCTTCATCCCAATTTTCCTGTACCCTTACAGATTATGCAGGCTAAATTGAGTTTTTACACTGTTGCAGCGGGGCAACCAATTCACATCGACGACATTATCATAGAAACGGCACATTTAAACCATCCAGGTGAAGCCGTAGGATATCGAGTTAACTGGCGTGGTGGTTCTGCTGTCTACATCACCGATACAGAACATTTTCCCGATAGGTTGGATGAAAATATCCTGTGGCTATCACGCAATGCCGATATCTTGATTTACGATTCCACCTACACTGACGACGAATACTATTCAGCCAAATCACCAAAAATTGGTTGGGGACATTCTACTTGGCAAGAAGCTGTCAAAATAGCCCAAGCAGCCAACGTCAAAACCCTGGCAATTTACCACCATGATCCCGCCCACAACGATGATTTTTTAGATAATGTCGGCAAACAAGCCTATGAAAAATTTTCTGGTGCGATCATGGCACGGGAGGGATTAGTGCTTGAGGTTCCTGTCTTAGAGCCTGTATCCGAATCCTTTCCTGTCATTAAGACATAA
- a CDS encoding AAA family ATPase: MREKIDALTQNLARTIVGKNEAVRLVLVALLGGGHALLEDVPGVGKTLLAKSLARSVDGKFQRLQCTPDLLPTDITGTNIWNPKSGEFSFMPGPVFANVLLTDEINRATPRTQSALLEVMEEHQVTVDGVSRSVPQPFFVIATQNPIEYQGTFPLPEAQMDRFMLSLSLGYPSESEELQMLQNLQEGLQVTDLQPCITLAEIAQLRQLCSQVKVETSLQQYILELVRTTRQDEEITLGASPRGTVALQKAAQALAFILGRNYVIPDDVKFLAPYVLSHRLIPRGGRNAKTIVDRILRSVAIP; this comes from the coding sequence ATGAGAGAAAAAATTGACGCTTTAACACAAAATCTGGCTCGTACCATTGTCGGTAAAAATGAAGCAGTACGCTTAGTATTAGTTGCTTTGCTTGGTGGTGGTCATGCCTTGTTAGAAGATGTGCCTGGTGTTGGTAAAACCCTGCTGGCTAAATCTTTAGCACGCTCTGTAGATGGCAAATTTCAAAGGTTACAATGTACCCCCGATTTACTACCAACAGACATCACTGGTACTAACATTTGGAACCCCAAAAGCGGCGAATTTTCTTTTATGCCGGGTCCTGTATTTGCCAATGTGCTACTAACTGACGAAATTAACCGCGCTACCCCCCGTACTCAGTCAGCTTTGTTGGAAGTGATGGAAGAACATCAGGTAACAGTTGATGGTGTATCGCGTTCAGTTCCTCAACCTTTCTTTGTAATTGCTACTCAAAACCCCATCGAATACCAAGGTACATTTCCTTTACCAGAAGCACAGATGGATCGGTTTATGCTCTCCTTGAGTTTAGGCTATCCTTCCGAGTCAGAAGAACTACAAATGCTGCAAAATCTCCAAGAGGGTTTGCAAGTTACTGATTTACAGCCTTGTATTACTTTGGCAGAAATAGCCCAGTTACGCCAACTCTGCTCACAGGTAAAAGTGGAAACATCTTTACAACAATATATTTTGGAATTAGTACGGACAACCCGACAGGATGAGGAAATTACTCTCGGCGCTAGTCCTCGTGGTACTGTGGCATTACAAAAAGCTGCTCAAGCATTAGCTTTTATCTTGGGTAGAAATTATGTTATACCCGATGATGTGAAGTTTTTAGCACCTTATGTTTTAAGCCATCGTTTAATTCCTAGAGGGGGAAGGAATGCTAAAACTATAGTTGATCGAATATTGCGATCGGTTGCTATTCCTTAA
- a CDS encoding RecQ family ATP-dependent DNA helicase, whose protein sequence is MNQPNNTSLTEIRTALKQIWGYEDFRPPQGEIVRTLLSQKDALIIMPTGGGKSICFQLPALLKTGLTLVISPLVALMENQVEELKQRNQKAALLHSELPTSQRRATLQALEKQQLRLLYLSPETLLSSPVWERLSHPQLQINGIILDEAHCLVQWGDTFRPAYRRLGAVRPALLKSKPPGTKISIAAFTATADPSAQKIIADVLQLQKPDSYKLNPYRNNLHLSVKIAWTPKGRKQQLLKFIQNHQNQAGLIYVRTRKDSEELAALLTELGYNTASYHAGLGATERRAVEASWLNGKMPFVVCTCAFGMGINKSNVRWVIHFHAPHLLSEYVQEIGRAGRDGKPAEALTLISEPTGFLDAEDKQRQQFFEQQMFNQQQKAQQLAKKLPKQGEVTSVIKQFPDGATALSLLHSSGQLQWLDPFHYAISAKSVNQPKMQLQAAKQMGEYLNTKKCRWQFLLNAFGFGKEAENWRCGHCDNCRI, encoded by the coding sequence ATGAATCAACCCAATAATACATCATTAACCGAAATCCGCACCGCATTAAAACAAATCTGGGGATATGAAGATTTTCGTCCACCACAGGGAGAAATTGTCAGAACTTTATTATCCCAAAAAGACGCATTAATTATTATGCCCACAGGAGGGGGAAAATCAATTTGTTTTCAACTTCCTGCACTATTAAAAACCGGATTAACTTTAGTAATTTCTCCCTTGGTTGCATTGATGGAAAACCAAGTAGAAGAACTCAAACAACGAAATCAAAAAGCAGCACTTTTACATAGTGAATTACCAACTTCTCAACGTCGTGCAACTTTGCAAGCTTTAGAAAAACAACAATTAAGATTATTATATTTATCACCAGAAACTTTATTAAGTTCTCCAGTGTGGGAAAGATTATCTCATCCCCAATTACAAATCAATGGAATTATCCTTGATGAAGCTCATTGTTTAGTACAATGGGGTGATACATTTCGTCCAGCTTATCGACGTTTGGGAGCAGTTCGTCCAGCGTTATTAAAATCAAAACCACCAGGTACAAAAATTAGTATAGCTGCTTTTACAGCCACTGCTGATCCTTCAGCACAAAAGATAATTGCTGATGTTTTACAATTACAAAAACCTGATAGTTATAAACTCAATCCTTACCGTAATAATTTACATCTTAGTGTTAAAATTGCTTGGACTCCAAAAGGCAGAAAACAACAATTATTAAAGTTTATTCAAAATCACCAAAATCAAGCAGGGTTGATTTATGTGAGAACCCGAAAAGATAGTGAAGAATTAGCAGCATTGTTAACAGAATTAGGGTATAATACTGCTAGTTATCATGCGGGTTTAGGTGCAACAGAAAGACGCGCAGTAGAAGCTAGTTGGTTAAATGGAAAAATGCCGTTTGTAGTTTGTACCTGTGCTTTTGGAATGGGGATAAATAAAAGTAATGTTAGATGGGTGATTCATTTTCATGCACCACATTTATTATCGGAATATGTGCAGGAAATTGGACGTGCGGGAAGAGATGGAAAACCAGCGGAAGCATTAACTTTAATTAGTGAACCGACGGGATTTTTAGATGCTGAAGATAAGCAAAGACAGCAGTTTTTTGAACAACAAATGTTTAACCAACAACAAAAAGCCCAACAATTAGCGAAAAAGTTACCAAAACAGGGAGAAGTAACATCTGTAATTAAACAATTTCCTGATGGTGCAACGGCGCTTTCTTTACTTCATAGTAGTGGACAATTGCAATGGCTTGATCCTTTTCATTATGCGATTTCTGCAAAGTCGGTAAATCAGCCAAAAATGCAATTACAAGCTGCTAAACAAATGGGTGAATATCTGAATACTAAAAAGTGTCGTTGGCAGTTTTTGTTAAATGCTTTTGGTTTTGGTAAAGAAGCTGAAAATTGGCGTTGTGGACATTGTGATAATTGTCGAATTTGA